In Fusobacterium russii ATCC 25533, the following are encoded in one genomic region:
- a CDS encoding low molecular weight protein-tyrosine-phosphatase — translation MIRVLFVCHGNICRSTMAESVFTYMIKERGLENKFIIFSAGTSREEIGNPPHYGTVKKLEELNIPVVPHRATQITKKDLENYDYIIGMDEANIKNIEKIVGTKSEKIKKLLSFSGLDDDIADPWYTGDFDKTYKDIEKGLNDFLRKF, via the coding sequence ATGATAAGAGTATTATTTGTATGTCATGGAAATATATGTAGAAGTACTATGGCAGAGTCTGTATTTACATATATGATAAAGGAAAGAGGTTTAGAAAACAAATTTATAATTTTTTCTGCTGGAACAAGTAGGGAAGAAATTGGGAATCCACCACATTATGGAACAGTAAAAAAACTTGAGGAATTAAATATTCCGGTTGTTCCACATAGAGCTACACAAATTACAAAAAAAGACTTAGAAAATTATGACTATATAATAGGAATGGATGAAGCCAATATTAAAAATATAGAAAAAATTGTAGGGACAAAAAGTGAAAAGATAAAAAAACTCCTTTCTTTTTCTGGACTAGACGATGATATAGCTGACCCTTGGTATACTGGAGATTTTGATAAAACTTATAAGGATATAGAAAAAGGTCTGAATGATTTTTTAAGAAAATTTTAA
- a CDS encoding ABC transporter permease/substrate-binding protein, with translation MNNFHETFILRKSEWIKAMLEHIQISLSSLLLAIFIAVPLAVIITKNKKIREFILHITGIFQTIPSLAILGLLIPILGIGVAPAMVALVIYALFPIIQNTITGFLEIDPSLQEAAEAFGMTKMEKLKKFELALAMPVIISGIRTAAVMIIGTATLAALVGAGGLGSFILLGIDRNNSALIFIGAVSSAILAVLFNLGIKILERQKIRIVVLSLFSIILFLLFTFIPRMNDNKKLIVAGKLGAEPEIIINMYKLLIEKNMDVEVEIKANFGKTTFLYEALKSGEIDIYPEYTGTVITSLLKEKEVTESREAKEVFEIAKDKIYKQDNLIYLEPMKFQNTYALALKKEFAEKNKIFNISDLKKIEKNLTAGFTLEFNDRKDGNKGLQTLYNLNLNIKTMEPSLRYQAINHGEVQLIDAYSTDSEIKENDLFVLFDDKKLFPPYQVAPLLKESTFMEYPELKVILEKLVDKVSDDEMRELNYQVRVNGKSAYEVAEKYLRENSLLD, from the coding sequence ATGAATAATTTTCATGAAACCTTTATATTGAGAAAAAGTGAATGGATAAAAGCTATGCTTGAACATATTCAAATATCGTTATCTTCATTACTTTTAGCAATATTTATCGCTGTTCCTTTAGCAGTCATAATAACTAAAAATAAAAAAATAAGGGAATTTATTTTACATATAACAGGTATTTTTCAAACTATTCCTTCTCTTGCAATATTGGGTTTATTAATACCTATTTTGGGAATAGGGGTGGCACCGGCTATGGTTGCTCTGGTAATTTATGCCCTTTTTCCCATAATTCAAAATACCATAACCGGTTTTTTAGAGATTGATCCTTCTCTTCAGGAGGCTGCAGAAGCTTTCGGAATGACTAAAATGGAAAAATTAAAAAAGTTTGAATTGGCTCTAGCTATGCCGGTTATAATTTCAGGAATAAGAACAGCAGCAGTTATGATTATAGGAACTGCTACTCTTGCTGCTCTTGTAGGTGCAGGAGGTTTAGGTTCATTTATTCTGTTGGGAATAGATAGAAATAATTCAGCTCTTATTTTTATTGGTGCTGTATCTTCTGCTATACTTGCTGTTTTATTTAATCTAGGAATAAAAATCTTAGAAAGACAAAAAATAAGAATTGTAGTTCTATCGTTGTTCTCTATAATTTTATTTTTGCTGTTTACTTTTATTCCTAGAATGAATGATAATAAAAAGCTTATAGTTGCAGGAAAGTTAGGAGCGGAACCTGAAATAATAATAAATATGTATAAGCTTTTAATTGAAAAAAATATGGATGTAGAAGTTGAGATTAAGGCGAATTTTGGAAAAACGACTTTTTTATATGAGGCATTAAAATCAGGAGAAATTGATATCTATCCCGAATATACAGGTACAGTTATAACAAGCTTATTAAAAGAAAAAGAAGTGACTGAATCAAGAGAAGCAAAAGAAGTATTTGAAATAGCAAAAGACAAAATTTATAAACAGGATAACTTAATATATTTAGAGCCTATGAAATTTCAGAATACCTATGCTTTAGCTTTAAAAAAAGAATTTGCAGAGAAAAATAAAATTTTTAATATTTCTGACTTAAAAAAGATTGAAAAGAATTTGACAGCCGGTTTTACTTTAGAATTTAATGATAGAAAAGATGGAAATAAAGGACTTCAGACACTATATAATTTAAATTTGAATATAAAAACTATGGAGCCATCTCTCAGATATCAAGCTATTAATCATGGAGAAGTACAATTAATTGATGCTTATTCAACTGACAGTGAAATTAAAGAAAATGATTTGTTTGTTTTGTTTGATGATAAAAAATTATTTCCACCATATCAAGTAGCTCCTCTTTTAAAAGAGAGTACTTTTATGGAGTACCCTGAATTAAAAGTAATACTGGAAAAATTGGTGGATAAAGTTAGTGATGATGAGATGAGAGAATTAAACTATCAAGTCAGAGTAAATGGAAAATCAGCTTATGAAGTTGCTGAGAAATATCTGAGAGAAAATAGTTTATTAGACTAA
- a CDS encoding ABC transporter ATP-binding protein, which translates to MIKLENISKEFNGEIVLKNINLEIKKGEFFVLAGTSGSGKTTLLKMINCLIKPTEGNIEIDKRNIKDYPLRELRLGIGYVLQQIALFPNMTVRENIELIPEMKKWDKKRRTEKAKYLLNKIGLDSEKYLDRCPNELSGGEQQRVGILRAIITEPKILLMDEPFSALDPISRTQLQNLIKEIHRELKITVVFVTHDMKEAMYLGDRICILSKGEIVQVDSPENIKNNPKNEFVKNFFQMRGGAENE; encoded by the coding sequence TTGATAAAATTAGAAAATATATCAAAGGAATTTAATGGAGAAATAGTTTTAAAAAATATTAATTTAGAGATAAAAAAAGGGGAATTTTTTGTTTTAGCAGGAACATCGGGAAGTGGAAAAACAACTCTTCTAAAAATGATAAATTGCTTGATAAAGCCTACAGAAGGAAATATAGAAATAGACAAAAGAAATATTAAAGATTATCCTTTACGGGAATTAAGATTGGGAATAGGCTATGTTTTACAGCAGATAGCTCTTTTTCCTAATATGACTGTTCGTGAAAATATAGAACTTATACCTGAAATGAAAAAATGGGATAAGAAAAGAAGAACTGAAAAAGCTAAATATCTTTTAAATAAAATAGGTTTAGATTCAGAAAAATATTTAGACAGATGTCCAAACGAATTATCAGGTGGCGAACAACAAAGAGTGGGTATATTGAGAGCCATTATAACAGAACCTAAAATTTTATTGATGGATGAACCTTTTAGTGCTCTTGATCCTATTTCAAGGACTCAGCTTCAAAATTTAATAAAAGAAATTCATAGAGAACTAAAAATAACAGTTGTTTTTGTAACCCATGATATGAAAGAGGCAATGTATTTAGGAGATAGGATATGTATTTTATCGAAAGGTGAAATTGTTCAGGTGGACAGCCCTGAGAATATAAAGAATAATCCTAAAAATGAATTTGTAAAAAATTTTTTTCAAATGAGAGGAGGAGCAGAGAATGAATAA